The window TGGAGAGCGGCGATTCTGCTCAATCCAATTCACAACTGCATTCCATCTAAACAAGAGACTGAACCCAACAAGCTAGATTCATTCAACATCATCAACAATTCAGTAAAGTACTGCAGTTTAGAACTGATGAGAATAAACAACTACATGacttcataactgaacatattcaaGTAAAAAACTGTACAAGTTACATTCCAGTCAACAAACTGTACAAGTTGATGATTCCCTGCTGCATATACATCACTTGAGTCATGTTTGGGGGTTCAGAATGTGCACAACATGTTTATGTTAGATGAACTGCAGCTGCTAGGAATAGTAAAGCAAAGATGTACCACCACTAATGAGCAAAAACATAACATTTTCTCAGAGTTCATGATAGCACATGGATAAAGATGGAAACAAAAAATATTTCTAATCTTGGAACCCAACATAGCAAATCAAAACAAGAGAGGGGCAGAGGTGGCGTGGAGGAGAAAGGACCTTGAGCCGCTGCTGCTCCTCTCCATGGCTGTGCGTCACCCTCCATCTCCTTCCCTGTATCCATTGAGTTGAGTTCTTTTGCAGAGCACCAATAAAACATAGCAAACAGAGAGGCGTGAGGAACAACACAAATACATATGTTAGGAAGGGCATACTGCTGCAATGCTAGCAACTTTGCCGTATTGAAACTTTGATTCAACTCTGAACACATACATTTGACAAGAAAGCTTTGACAGAAAAGACAAATTGGAGCAGCAGAGCATCCTTCACACTGTAATGCTAGCAAATGTGCAATTTTCCTTTTGTGTGGTGGTTTATCAATCATCACGACCATGCTAGCGATCAAGTAGAAGATCAGTTGTGGAGCATGCGTTTATTATTAGCAATGAAAGCAAGGGTTGACACTAGTGAAAGAACAGACAGGAATATTTGCTTGCATTACAGTAGTAGACAGTAAGATGCAGAGTGCACAATTAAGTCGCAGCTCCTCTGTATGTGAACCAGTGGAGACAACAGCAGCAACTTTTGATACTCGTAACAAAAGGATGCAGCATATAAACCGCAGCCATAGCACAACTACAACGCGACTCAAATTTCAAAGTTGCTGTGATGTGCGTGTAGCATGCTGCCTAAGCAACGACAATGCATGGTGGTACAACTGCGAGATCAGTAGCGTCAACACGTTTAGCCCTACTTGGATCACATGCCCACGTAAGGCCCCAGAGACAATTCAACCAAATTGGCCAGGTTCGAGCAGAGCACAAAGGCAAAGACAAAGTGTATATCAATGCCTACAATCTTCAGTTCAGTACACATCTCTTTAGAACAGAGTAATATTCAGAACATATATCGGTATATATTCAGAATTGAACCACCAACGACAGCTTTACTAATATCTCTTTAGTAGAGAGTAAACACCAGCAAACTAATTTCATCTTGAAGGGTAGTTTTGCAGCAGCAACTAGCATTAAAACAAGCTACTCTTGTTACTATAGTGCAGTTCAGTACTATAGTTCAGTACCATATGCCTACAATCAGACACAAGCTTCAGTACAGTCAAAGTATAATTACAAATAGGATTAAGGATCAAACTTGTTACTCATGGGATCGTGGCACAGAGCGTTTAGTAAAGAGTATAACACAAGCTACACTTATAAACACAAGCTTCAGTTCAGGGCAGAAATAAACAAACCTCAGATTGTGAGCAGTAGTGTTAGATTGTTTACCTTCAGAGTTCTTCTTCTCCCACCTCCCCATCCTGCACAAACCACCCTCCACCTGACCAAATCAAGCTTTCAGTTCAACATTCAGTTACACAGAGAGGAGACAAATCGATCCGAGACAAACAAGGTACTAGGATACATTACCTCCCGCCATCCATGGGGACGCGCTCGTAGTGGCACGCGCCTTGTCAAATGGGATGAGGTCCCCGACAAACTCCAGGACGACATCCTCATTGGTGTTGGCCTTGGCGGCCACCATCCAAGTCGGGCGCGCCCTCACCATGAGGGGCGGCGAGCTCCTGGGCCTCCTCTTCCAGCTCGCCCTGGTCGGACTCGTCGCCGCACTCATCGTCCTGGTTAATTGCATGCACACGATGACCACCActatcacaacatgatgtttatataATATCTGAAGTCTACTGCAACATCTCGGTCAATTAAATCACATAAGGTTGTGGGACTATGTTAACAAAAACAATGCAAATCGATCTATTATAAGACAAAATAATGCTCATTAACAAAATATCAACACCAAGCACTCATTCAACTGCACCAAATTAACAGTACCATAATCTGTATGGTTATTGTTCAAACACACATGTGAAATCATATTGTCAAATGCATGCACATATACCACTAATATCTTTGCAGCAGCATTTGCCTGCCATTTTACACATTAAATTAGATTAAGCATGTGAAGCAGTTAGACATCCATCTCCATTTCACGACACTGAGAATGGTAGCAGAAAACAAAATCTACCAGGTTACAGACAGGTAGCAAAGTAAGCGAGCGAGCAAGAAAAACCCTGCAGCTCGAACGATTTCTAGCGGATCCAGTGGCCTTCTTTGCACTCATCTGTTAAATGAAAGACACTTGAACACAAGTCTAGGAGCTAGAATCAGAATCTACATTAAACTAGATAGGAAACTGATTCAACGACCCATAACACAGAATTGTCAAGTCACGAGCAGTCCCAACGGAGACGCACGCAAGGTACATTTAACTCCGGAATGCGGCACGAGATAAACAAGACGAGTAGAAGCTCTAGTAGCATGGCATCGTAACTGAAGAAGCTAATGCGCAGCATGCCAATTGCCAAGGAGATGCATCAGTTAGTTAATTAGCTGCAAGTTTCATTCAGAGTCTGAAATCCCCTGAAACTTGCAATCAATAAGCCAAAGCCACCTATGCACATGCTAGAGAGACACACAGGTTCGTCGCCGTGATCGCTCAATAAGGCATCCCCATCCCTGTTCTGGACACGCGAGATTGATGCACTATGATTAAAATCCCGCACTGGATTCTCTCATCCCAACAGGTCAATGCACGCGGACAGGGTAGCAAGCATCGTAGATCGACTAATCAGTCGATGGACTAAGAGCAAACTGGAAGCAGGAAGCACGAGCGACACCACCACTGGTTGGTCGGGCGCGGCGGGCAGGAGAGGAGGGGGCGAGGGAGTAACCTGAGAGGAAGTAGGCGGAGGGGAGGTGGAAGGCGAGGAGGAGCAGCGCCCAGGCCACGGCGGAGACAACCAGGAGCCGCGGCCGCGCCGGTCCCCTGCGCCACACCGCCCGCGCCGCGTCCCCGAcgccagccccgccgcctcctTTGCCTCGCCTCGCCATTCCCCTCTTCCTTCCCTCCCGCGGGGCCCACAGCGCCGGCAGGATGGTCGGGGGCCGCGGCCGCAGCGCCATCAACATCATCCTGCGCGGCTACTCATCCGGGACCCAGCCGAGGCCAGCGGGTGGCTCAGGCCCATGCCGTGGGGTTGGGGAAGCCATGGCGCCGCCGCCCCCCAGTTCGAGTTGTTGATGGAGGGGCCACGCCGGTGCCGGATCCAGCGCCCGCTGGCCTCGACGTTGCCGGATGTGGCAGACCGCCGGCGAGGGGAGAGGTgggtggcagagagggaggcggtggCAAGGGGAGAGGTGTGGAAGAGAAAGAGGCGGCTGCAAGGGGGGTCTGGATCGGGAGCGGAGTGGCGGCGGCGGAAGGGAGGAAGTGCGGCGTCGCCATCGATTCGATCGGagtggcggtggcggaagggagGGAGTGGGAGTTAGGGTTTGGGAGGAAGGATCGGAGGGAGGAGGTCACCGTGGTGTGGGATCTATGGACGGATGgatgtggatggatggatgtgtgccatgtcatcgatccgtggcacACACCTTTCCACCAATGAGAATATAAGTTTATTTTCTGAGTGTGGAAATGGTTTTTTAAGAACATATGAAATCTTTGATAGAAAATTGAATCATATTTTGTGAAAGTGCTCCAATATTGTGCACTGTGTGTATATTGGGATGGGGTTTTTATTTCTTTgcacaaaaaaatcatttttcaatTTTTGGAGTGGCAATAatcaggttttttgtgaaggacctagcaaatagttgttgcaaaattggaccaaataaaatttctaaaatactaggtcatatctaatgcacaattgaccaaatagttgggtgtcaaaagtttcgacccacctctagtgaaaaagacaaattttcgcctatttagttggaagcggatcaaatttgaactgcagctaccttatagtttgctctttatttttttcaaaaatcatttctaggtacgcaagtatctatttaatcacagaaatatcaaaagttttccaatattcaaccactagctaggaacggtcatgtccgccgctttgaccgcattttgaaacggtcatagaaaattcaaaaaaaaatctaaaaattggaaaacctttgcaatttgtcattacatgtgaccaagttaccagaaaaaaaaataaacttgtaatacggcaattattttaaaaaaagtgttcttaaAAAGGAGCTATCATACatgaagattcatgactttcaagccaaatgatcaattttgtggccacgttcatggcatagttttttgaaatgatctcatattgtgcacaaaggtgcatcttggaataccaaacaatgttgcctaaggaagttttcattttctatgcatggaaaattcattttccattttccgagtgcgtgaaatgagttttttttaaggacctaccatatatttgttgcaaaattggaccaaatcaattttatgaaatactagaccatatttaatttaaaattgactaaatggttgggtgtcaaaagttttgatccacctctggtgaaaaagacaaaattcCGCTGGTTcactaggaagcgggtcaaatttgaactgcatctgcctcatagtttgctcttttttttctgaaaatcatttataggtacataagtgtcaggaccctgattccaagtcacatagatctagccggtaacacctcatatcacattgcggcctcacgcacggtattcccacggatgtcgccttaccatggcccgggaccgtttgcgccttttggctcatgtatatgatagtgtcgctagcatccatatgtcaaagaacccgggccgacatggctagtcgtgaacccaaagcggcacagacctatggagacatgcatacatgaatcacatcgagcatgtcggtcacaagcgagtgaatccgggctgtagcactgggctaacaggacttcggggaacccgggctatagcaggctaggcaggactccggaagtcaccgcgtgacatttccccaaagggacagacataggaacgaagtgaaacacatgccggccagtcaagtgtcctgagcagtagtgctgggctagcaggactccggtgaaccgggctgtagcggactactatggctcgaggaacactagactacatttccccataaggaaggctgccaaggataaacaactagattgtcggatcccacacataccaagcatttcaatcatacacacaatatgctcgatatgtgcaaatacaacatggcatcacaacaaaactctacaactcaagtactttatttaaaggctccagagagccatacataacatattcatacaggtaggggtcacacgacccgacactcaagtcatacaatcatacaagcacgtgcggaagcaactagtcggagtacagacactagaaagaaagaaggcttctcgaagcctgtctatctacatagggccctccatggccaggatcaccacctgggtggcaagtcactcatcgacgtcgaggtctacataaaacccatcggagggggcggtgttgtcgtctgaaaacagtaattaagcaaacatgagtacaaaggtactcagcaagtcttacatcagaacctactatacatgctcgttctcaagaaggtggtggagttattgcagcaagccagctttgactcttggctaagctatcctacgaaacaccactaataaaatagttttcgcacacgagtccactaatcaccaacacaatactccaccggggatcctccctcgtcatcctacgagagggccatcctcggtactcacacttatcttgagtcttttagtagtatccattaacttgtctatgaactgtataggcaaccaagtagtcctttaccgcggacacgactattcgaatagttttataccctgcaggggtgtacttcttcacacatgtttccaccacttagcgtctgcacacgacatgtgctcggcagacttcaagcgaaaaccgacgtgggtgtagaccatgacctgactaaccgctcgagtctctagtccaggtttatcgcctattcgggttccatccgcaaggagatccggccagggtgttctcaacggccccaaacgatgtgtgcagggttcccgagacaccaaacaggcgactcggtacaccgtgccatggtgtatctaccgcatcatagcccacccctagggtcagcgctacgcacgaccgccaacacataacctacaaacactagaaactagttgcaactcctggacagaggacgagaggggtcagtaagtcgagcggggtcatatttcagggcacaatgtgtggtagtagctgaatcttaaatcacgcatacagatctcagttcttatggacggcctcaatgaaacaacccaccatgtactcctaaatggcctctcatcgatacctttaccaaaacatgttcaacacctcCCTCATAttatcgacataatcatttcactctggcccatcacccagatgaactagacctgacacaactctaagcatagcatgcacagcaaggtaggaatcacatacatggctcaatcaactcctacagatgctagtgggtttcatctagttactgtggcaatgacaggtcatgcagaggataagggttcaactaccgtagcacgcagcagtttgaatcgcgttgtcttagtgcagtaaacaagagcagaagcgagaacatgggtttgtatcggaatgatcattgggttgcttgcctgatgtagtggtagtagggtactgcccttcagacggatactcggggttatcctcggaggcagaacctaccacgaaaacaCACCGagaataatcaacacatgacaatatgcaacaatatgatgcatgctatgacatggcaaaatgaatgtgtcttggcctaatgcaagctaaaacagaaaggaatgaactcatttgaatcaaagattcaaatgttagttcatttaacatagccttattagtgcattatattattttgcttaaacagcagggttaacttgttttgtcatgcatgaaaccattacagatggatagattgaatttttctgatcatttttcatatataatttgtttgatttggagctatagttgattttctatgatttttagaagttttggctattttttggaatttcctattaaagaataaatccagaaaaggatttactgcgtcaggattgcgtcagagtgacgtcagcgagtcaaaggcgccagggccagtcaaacctgactggtgggccctgtctgtcagtgtctcagctaattaacaggattaagttagtgctaattaactgtcagtggggcctgggcccacatgtcagtgactaaactaattaaaattagtcaacactaatcctaaactaattagcaggccggccccacctgtcataggctcaggggggaagtcaacctagGCCCACGCATCAGTCCACGGTCAAAagtggtcaaactcgccggcgtttagccgccggcgaggtcagacgcggcggagcagcgcgggttttgcactccggcgaccaaaaggacggcagagaccatctacgtgatgcggggagtgagccgcgtcgagtggtggcagtgggtggagctggggtggccggaaacaacagcggcgagcacgtccgcggcggccggagttcgggcgaggtcaaaCTAGTCACTAGCGGGCATGGTGAGGGgcgtgcgggggtgcta is drawn from Triticum dicoccoides isolate Atlit2015 ecotype Zavitan chromosome 4A, WEW_v2.0, whole genome shotgun sequence and contains these coding sequences:
- the LOC119286690 gene encoding uncharacterized protein LOC119286690 → MMLMALRPRPPTILPALWAPREGRKRGMARRGKGGGGAGVGDAARAVWRRGPARPRLLVVSAVAWALLLLAFHLPSAYFLSVVVIVCMQLTRTMSAATSPTRASWKRRPRSSPPLMVRARPTWMVAAKANTNEDVVLEFVGDLIPFDKARATTSASPWMAGGGGWFVQDGEVGEEEL